The following proteins are encoded in a genomic region of Glycine max cultivar Williams 82 chromosome 18, Glycine_max_v4.0, whole genome shotgun sequence:
- the LOC100816061 gene encoding uncharacterized protein yields MTLKSPKAIWDYLKEEYAGDDRIRSMQVLNLRREFELQRMQESETIEEYSNKLLGIANKIKLLGSDFADSRIVEKILVTVPERYEASITSLENTKDLSKITLAEVLHALQAQEQRRLMRQDRVVEGTL; encoded by the coding sequence ATGACTCTTAAATCACCCAAAGCAATTTGGGATTATCTGAAAGAGGAATACGCTGGAGACGATAGAATACGAAGCATGCAAGTGCTGAATTTAAGGAGGGAATTTGAGCTTCAAAGGATGCAAGAGTCAGAGACAATCGAAGAATACTCAAACAAATTATTGGGTATTGCTAACAAGATAAAGTTGTTGGGAAGTGATTTTGCTGATTCGAGAATTGTAGAGAAAATTTTGGTAACGGTGCCAGAGAGGTATGAAGCATCTATAACTTCATTGGAGAACACAAAGGATCTGTCAAAAATCACATTGGCAGAAGTGCTACATGCCCTACAAGCTCAAGAGCAGCGAAGGTTGATGAGGCAAGATCGTGTTGTCGAAGGTACTTTGTAA